In one Butyrivibrio proteoclasticus B316 genomic region, the following are encoded:
- the atpE gene encoding ATP synthase F0 subunit C: MGDFQMLAKGIALAGCGIGAGCALIAGIGPGIGEGTAVSKALEAIGRQPECKGDVTGTMLLGCAVAETTGIYGFVTGLLLIFVAPGMFMNYLQ; encoded by the coding sequence ATGGGTGATTTTCAGATGCTAGCTAAAGGTATTGCACTTGCAGGATGTGGTATTGGTGCAGGATGTGCACTTATCGCAGGTATTGGTCCTGGTATTGGTGAAGGAACTGCGGTTTCTAAGGCACTTGAAGCTATCGGACGTCAGCCTGAGTGTAAGGGCGACGTAACAGGTACTATGCTTCTTGGTTGTGCGGTTGCTGAGACAACTGGTATCTATGGTTTTGTTACAGGTCTTCTTCTTATCTTCGTTGCACCTGGTATGTTCATGAACTACCTGCAGTAA
- a CDS encoding F0F1 ATP synthase subunit A → MSNGFEVDYAVVYKTFHTGIPILGDFKLTETLIVSWIVMAIITGLCIFLTRDLKVENISKRQAFAEMLVETGNNFVRNNTGGNKFDKLIPFVSALFATSVISNLISLIGLRSPTADLSTEAAWAVVVFIMITATKIKTNGFGGYLKGFTTPIAVMTPFNILSELATPVSMACRHFGNILSGVVIDGLIYWALGLASAALFGLIPGAVGSFLSKIPILGIGIPAVTGVYFDWFSGCMQAFIFCMLTVMYIANAAEEG, encoded by the coding sequence ATGAGTAATGGTTTCGAAGTCGATTATGCGGTAGTTTATAAGACCTTTCACACTGGAATACCGATCCTGGGCGATTTCAAACTGACAGAAACACTTATCGTAAGCTGGATTGTCATGGCGATAATCACAGGGCTGTGTATTTTCCTTACGAGAGATCTTAAAGTCGAAAACATTTCGAAGAGACAGGCTTTTGCAGAGATGCTTGTTGAGACGGGCAATAATTTTGTTCGTAACAACACAGGAGGCAACAAGTTTGATAAGCTGATCCCGTTTGTTTCAGCTCTTTTTGCTACTAGTGTGATATCAAACCTGATAAGCCTCATAGGACTGCGAAGTCCAACAGCAGACCTATCAACAGAAGCAGCCTGGGCAGTAGTTGTTTTCATAATGATAACTGCCACCAAGATTAAGACCAACGGATTTGGCGGATATTTGAAGGGTTTCACTACACCTATTGCAGTTATGACCCCGTTTAATATTTTGTCAGAGTTGGCAACACCAGTAAGTATGGCTTGCCGTCATTTTGGAAATATTCTTTCCGGTGTAGTTATTGACGGACTTATCTACTGGGCTTTGGGACTTGCATCAGCAGCGTTATTCGGACTGATTCCGGGAGCGGTTGGAAGTTTCCTTTCCAAGATTCCTATCCTAGGCATTGGTATCCCGGCTGTAACCGGTGTTTACTTTGACTGGTTCTCCGGCTGTATGCAGGCATTTATCTTCTGTATGCTGACAGTAATGTATATTGCAAATGCAGCAGAGGAGGGGTGA